ACTGGGTAGATTCCAAAAGGAAGAGCAAGTTGAGATACAGGAGGCTGTCAAAAAGAGTGCAGAGGCTTGTGAAAGTTGGCTAACTAATCCCTTTTTGCAAGTGATGAATGAATTTAACCAGTAAGTATTCATGATCTATCTACTTGTCGAATACAATAAGTAGATAAATTGCCTACTTGAATAAGTTTCCTCTAAAAGGTTCATACTATAAAAAGGAGTTTGAACAAGGAGGGAATGTAGTGGCTATCCATTATCATTGTCGTCATTGTGGGACAAAAGTAGGTTCTATAGAAAAGACATCCGTACACAGTGAATCACTAGGATTTCATAAATTAACAGAGCAGGAAAGGCAAGAAATGATAACATATGATCCATCCGGAGATATTTTGATTACCTCCATCTGCGAGGACTGCCAGGAAGCGTTGGAAAGAAACCCAGATTATCATCAATATGATTTTCTTATTCAATAACTAGCTTTGGACTATTCCAAAGCATTTTTCTATTTGTATTTAATGAAGGCTGTTTTCGCATAGATTGTTGTTTTTCGTACCTAGTCTAAAAACCCGAAATAACAATGGTATCGTGCTCTTTTCTTAAAAACTTCCTACGGTTTTTATCTGTAAACTGGAATACCATTCTAATTTAGTTTCAACTAGCAACAAAGTTTAAGAAAAGAGCCTTAATGAAAAAGAAAAATATAACGATAGTAGAACTGCTAGAGAGGAGGATATGATGAAAGGTCTTAAAAAATTATTTTTACAACAAAGTGATCTCCAATCTATCTTGACAGGGATTAATGAA
The Neobacillus sp. PS3-40 genome window above contains:
- a CDS encoding anti-sigma-F factor Fin family protein; translated protein: MAIHYHCRHCGTKVGSIEKTSVHSESLGFHKLTEQERQEMITYDPSGDILITSICEDCQEALERNPDYHQYDFLIQ